In the genome of Desulfovibrio desulfuricans, one region contains:
- the dapA gene encoding 4-hydroxy-tetrahydrodipicolinate synthase codes for MQFSGALTALVTPFRNNELDEEAYRAFIEHQISEGIHGLVPCGTTGESATLTHEEHERVIEICIDQVKGRVPVLAGAGSNNTVEAIRLTKYAQKAGADGALLITPYYNKPTQEGMYQHFKAIAQAVDMPLVPYNVPGRTGCNLLPATLARLAHDFSNIVGVKEATGDMIQGSRVLESCPENFCVLSGDDFTALPLMALGGKGVISVTSNLVPGRVAAMCNAFNKGDLKEAARIHHGLFPLHEALFFESNPIPAKTALALMGRMEAEIRLPLCPMAEATKQKLLEVLRQQNLI; via the coding sequence ATGCAATTTTCAGGTGCATTGACCGCGCTTGTAACCCCGTTCAGAAACAACGAACTGGACGAAGAAGCATACCGCGCATTTATTGAACACCAGATCAGTGAAGGCATTCACGGTCTGGTCCCCTGCGGCACCACGGGCGAATCCGCCACGCTGACCCACGAAGAACACGAAAGGGTCATTGAAATATGTATTGACCAGGTCAAGGGTCGCGTGCCGGTTCTGGCTGGCGCCGGTTCCAACAACACGGTCGAGGCCATCCGCCTGACCAAATACGCGCAGAAAGCGGGCGCCGACGGCGCGCTGCTGATCACTCCCTACTACAACAAGCCCACGCAGGAGGGCATGTACCAGCACTTTAAGGCCATTGCCCAGGCAGTGGACATGCCGCTGGTGCCCTACAACGTGCCGGGCCGCACCGGCTGCAACCTGCTGCCCGCCACTCTGGCCCGTCTGGCGCACGATTTTTCCAATATCGTGGGCGTCAAAGAGGCCACCGGCGACATGATTCAGGGCAGCCGCGTACTCGAAAGCTGCCCCGAAAACTTCTGCGTGCTGTCGGGCGACGACTTTACCGCCCTGCCTTTGATGGCGCTTGGCGGCAAGGGCGTGATTTCGGTCACTTCCAACCTTGTGCCCGGCCGAGTGGCAGCCATGTGCAACGCCTTTAACAAGGGCGACCTCAAAGAAGCCGCGCGCATCCACCATGGGCTCTTTCCCCTGCACGAAGCCCTCTTTTTTGAGAGCAACCCCATCCCTGCCAAGACCGCTCTGGCGCTCATGGGCCGTATGGAGGCGGAAATCCGCCTGCCTCTGTGCCCCATGGCCGAGGCCACCAAGCAAAAGCTCCTTGAAGTGCTGCGCCAGCAAAACCTTATCTAG
- a CDS encoding HU family DNA-binding protein, with product MNKSELIKALADDTNIPLDDAALVVTTFFDAMKKSLLSGERIEIRGFGSFKIKEYEGYAGRNPKTGESVVVASKRLPFFRAGKELKEFINQ from the coding sequence ATGAACAAGAGCGAGCTTATCAAGGCACTGGCCGACGACACCAACATTCCCCTCGACGATGCGGCGCTGGTGGTAACCACCTTTTTTGACGCCATGAAAAAATCACTGCTGTCCGGGGAGCGTATTGAAATACGCGGTTTTGGCAGCTTCAAAATCAAGGAGTACGAAGGCTACGCCGGCCGCAATCCTAAAACCGGCGAAAGCGTCGTTGTCGCATCGAAACGCCTGCCCTTTTTCCGTGCCGGCAAGGAATTGAAAGAATTTATCAATCAGTAA
- a CDS encoding MinD/ParA family protein, producing the protein MTNTTLSVALLSGKGGVGKTNMSLNIACALHQMGFKTLLMDCDLGLANLDVLLGITPEGNLQTALLGEADITDVLCPIDGDGFAVLPAASGVPELTELQPDARDLLLSRLEPVLHKYDYVFMDIGAGISGTVQTFAAMASVRLVVITPEPTSLTDSYALIKVLNSRYGLRDFMVLVNQATSQAEAKSSFDKLAGACRHFLHIEPVLLGHVRLDKKLPEAVCLQKPLMVHAPGCPAAHDLQTLAARLQRIRLGMLDWLGRRNILQPVPIQE; encoded by the coding sequence ATGACCAATACGACATTGAGCGTTGCCCTGCTGAGCGGCAAAGGCGGGGTGGGCAAAACAAACATGTCGCTCAATATAGCCTGCGCACTGCACCAGATGGGCTTCAAGACACTGCTGATGGACTGCGACCTCGGCCTGGCGAATCTTGACGTGCTGCTGGGCATCACGCCCGAGGGCAACCTGCAGACCGCGCTGCTGGGCGAGGCCGACATCACCGATGTGCTTTGCCCCATCGACGGCGACGGTTTTGCCGTTCTGCCAGCCGCGTCGGGCGTTCCCGAACTCACCGAGTTGCAGCCAGACGCGCGCGACCTGCTGCTCTCGCGGCTGGAGCCAGTGCTGCACAAGTACGACTACGTTTTTATGGATATCGGCGCGGGAATATCCGGCACGGTGCAGACCTTTGCCGCCATGGCCTCGGTACGTCTTGTGGTCATTACGCCTGAGCCAACGTCGCTCACCGACAGTTACGCGCTCATCAAGGTGCTCAACAGCCGCTACGGGCTGCGCGACTTTATGGTGCTGGTCAACCAGGCGACCTCTCAGGCCGAGGCCAAATCGTCCTTTGACAAGCTTGCCGGGGCGTGCAGACATTTTTTGCATATCGAGCCAGTGCTGCTGGGGCACGTACGGCTGGACAAAAAACTGCCCGAGGCCGTATGCCTGCAAAAACCGCTTATGGTACATGCGCCCGGCTGCCCCGCAGCCCACGATCTGCAGACGCTGGCCGCCCGGCTGCAGCGTATCCGCCTGGGAATGCTCGACTGGCTTGGACGCCGCAACATCTTGCAGCCTGTGCCGATTCAGGAGTAG
- a CDS encoding diguanylate cyclase domain-containing protein — MSNNAEFDALASELRALRQADGATSRTSRESVLVARLLPGFSVGRWQEFLRRYPTGRWCALPAGPGLLPDMGGGAGNAPDHLAHLLMAEMFTVQINRELLRLARTGGELTLLESGLCDRRALESRLDHLTFMALEEHLVDCLRQCREECDTLGCTGQGRFALLLPGVSVLRARLMAEQIQKLFAVRAAEITAASATGKHAVKTGCAIGIACADQGGRPTPESLLGKAAQAMDDALAQKRGHICVADGAALESRNTLVHSSEKRFLFFGGN, encoded by the coding sequence ATGAGCAACAACGCTGAATTTGACGCTCTGGCCAGCGAGCTGCGCGCACTGCGACAGGCGGACGGCGCAACCTCGCGCACCAGCAGGGAATCTGTACTGGTGGCGCGCCTTTTGCCGGGCTTCAGCGTGGGTAGATGGCAGGAATTTTTGCGTCGCTACCCCACTGGCCGCTGGTGCGCCCTGCCCGCAGGGCCGGGCCTGCTGCCCGACATGGGCGGCGGCGCGGGCAACGCGCCTGACCACCTTGCCCATCTGCTGATGGCCGAAATGTTCACAGTGCAGATAAACCGCGAGTTGCTGCGCCTCGCGCGCACCGGCGGAGAGCTGACCCTGCTTGAGTCAGGCCTGTGCGACCGCCGAGCGCTCGAATCACGCCTTGACCACCTCACCTTCATGGCGCTCGAAGAACACCTTGTGGACTGCCTGCGGCAGTGCCGCGAAGAGTGCGACACCCTGGGCTGCACGGGGCAGGGACGCTTTGCCCTGCTGCTGCCGGGGGTAAGCGTGCTGCGCGCCCGGCTGATGGCCGAGCAGATACAAAAACTTTTTGCCGTACGCGCTGCGGAAATAACCGCAGCCTCCGCCACGGGCAAACATGCGGTCAAGACCGGGTGCGCCATAGGCATTGCCTGCGCAGACCAGGGCGGACGCCCAACCCCGGAATCACTGCTGGGCAAGGCCGCCCAGGCCATGGATGACGCGCTTGCGCAAAAGCGCGGGCACATCTGCGTTGCCGACGGCGCTGCCCTTGAATCCCGAAACACGCTTGTACATTCCAGCGAAAAACGATTTCTCTTTTTTGGGGGAAACTGA
- the prfB gene encoding peptide chain release factor 2 (programmed frameshift): MLQLSDLRAACQPLSQRFATLWGRLDVAASQKRLQDIEHEISRPGAWDNPEALTPVLQEKRRLEEEIERLTRLKTSHGDMNEWLALAAESEDPEALESLDQQSRDLAALLDETELVMLLSAEEDNQDAILEIHPGAGGTESQDWAEMLLRMYTRWASRRKYTVEELDYLPGDEAGLKSVTLRIAGPHAFGFLKSERGIHRLIRISPFDSSGRRHTSFASVDVIPDVGNDIELDIKESDIRVDIFRSSGPGGQSVNTTSSAVRVTHIPTGISAQCQNEKSQHHNKDTAMRVLRARLYNLEMQKRDAERQAEYAGKDAIAFGSQIRTYTLQPYRLVKDHRTGSEAGDVEAVLNGQIDQFQHDYLLYRHEQQR, translated from the exons ATGCTGCAACTCAGTGATCTGCGCGCCGCCTGCCAGCCCCTTTCGCAACGTTTTGCCACCCTTTGGGGGCGTCTT GACGTTGCGGCCAGCCAGAAGCGTCTGCAGGATATAGAACACGAAATTTCCCGGCCCGGCGCATGGGACAACCCGGAAGCGCTGACGCCTGTTTTGCAGGAAAAACGCCGCCTTGAAGAAGAAATTGAACGCCTGACGCGCCTCAAGACCAGCCACGGCGACATGAACGAATGGCTGGCCCTTGCCGCCGAGAGCGAAGATCCCGAAGCGCTCGAATCCCTTGACCAGCAAAGCCGCGACCTCGCGGCCCTGCTGGACGAAACCGAGCTTGTCATGCTGCTTTCCGCCGAGGAGGACAACCAGGACGCCATCCTCGAAATCCACCCCGGCGCGGGCGGCACAGAATCGCAGGACTGGGCCGAAATGCTGCTGCGCATGTACACCCGCTGGGCGTCGCGCCGCAAATATACGGTGGAAGAGCTGGACTACCTGCCCGGTGACGAGGCGGGGCTTAAAAGCGTCACCCTGCGCATCGCCGGGCCGCACGCCTTTGGCTTTCTTAAAAGCGAGCGCGGCATCCACCGGCTTATCCGCATATCTCCCTTTGACTCATCGGGTCGCCGCCACACCTCGTTTGCCTCGGTGGACGTCATCCCCGACGTGGGCAACGACATTGAGCTGGACATCAAGGAATCGGACATCCGTGTGGATATTTTCCGTTCCAGCGGCCCTGGCGGCCAGAGCGTCAACACCACCAGCTCGGCTGTGCGCGTAACGCACATTCCCACGGGTATTTCGGCCCAGTGCCAGAACGAAAAATCGCAGCACCACAACAAGGACACGGCCATGCGCGTACTGCGCGCGCGCCTGTACAACCTTGAGATGCAAAAACGCGACGCAGAGCGTCAGGCAGAATACGCGGGCAAGGACGCCATTGCCTTTGGCAGCCAGATACGCACATACACCCTTCAGCCTTACCGGCTGGTCAAGGACCACCGCACCGGCTCCGAAGCAGGCGACGTCGAAGCGGTTTTGAACGGACAGATCGACCAGTTCCAGCACGACTACCTGCTGTACCGACATGAGCAACAACGCTGA